TCGAGTACGGCGTCTCCATCGTGGACGTGGCCGGCGGCGTGCGCAGCAACGTGATCAGTGCCGTGGAGCGGATGACGGGCCTGGAGGTCGTCGAGGTGAACATCACCGTCGACGACGTCCACCTTCCCGACGAGGAGGAGGAGACCCAACCGGACGAGAGCCGCGTGAGGTGATCCACCACCGCGCCCCGGGCGCGGGCGGGTGGTCAGGCGGACGGCGACGTACGTGGTGAGACGGGTGAGCGCGCGATGAACACAGCGACGACGGGCATGGCGGCGGGCATGGCCCTGGGCTTCGCCGGCTACTTCGGCGGTTTCTGGGCCTTCCTGCTGGTCCTGGTGCTGGGCGTGGCGGGGCTGGTCGTCGGCCTCGTCCTGCAGGGCGACCTCGACGTCCGCGGACGGGGGCAGCGGTGACGACCGCCCGGCCCGGCCCGGCCCCCGGCACAGGACCCGGCCCGCCGGCGCCGACCGCCCTGCCGCCTCCGGCGGAGCGGGGCGCCACCGTCATCCCGGACCGGGTGGTCGCCCGCATCGCCGCCCAGGCCGCGCGCACGGCCCAGTCCCGGCGCGCCGCCCTGCCGTCCGGCCGGGACGGCGAGGCGGGGCCCGGCGCCTCCGCCGCCGTCCGGGGCGGATCGGTGCGGCTGCACCTGAGCATGGACCTGCCCTACCCCACCGACCTCCCCGGGACCTGCGAGCGGATCCGGCGCGATGTCGCCGAGCGGGTGGCCCGGCTGACCGGCCTGGAGGTGGGAGAGGTCACCCTCACCGTCCGCCGGCTGGTGACCGTCGCCGGCGCGAAGCGGGGGCGGGTCCGGTGAACCAGGCGCGTCCGCCGAGTCCGCTGTCCGGCGCGCCCCCGCGAGGCCCGGGCCGCCGGGTACGCCACGCAGCAAGGAGCACCGGCATGACATCCGACCCGGACCCTCCCGCCCGCGACCCCGCGCCGTCCGCGCACCGCCCCGCGGTGCCGCTGACCAAGGGGCCCGGGGAACCGGGGGGACGCGGGCGACCGGGGGAGCCCGGTCCGCCCGAGCGCGACGACACGCCCCCCGCCCCGGACCCGGTGGCGGACGGACTCGGCGGGCGGCACCGGTCCCGCCGGCCCTGGTCCGCGCGCCGCCTTCCGGCCGCGCTGACCGCCCTGGTGGTCCTCGTGGCGGCGGGCGCGGCCCTGGTCGACGTGGTCGCCGTGCGGGCCGGACGCCCGACGGCGGCCTGGCGGCGGCGCCTGACCGGCGAACTGGCCGCCCGCCCGGTGGACAACGTGTGGATGCTCACGGGCGCCGCCGTGGCCGCCGCCGTCG
This is a stretch of genomic DNA from Streptomyces sp. TG1A-8. It encodes these proteins:
- a CDS encoding Asp23/Gls24 family envelope stress response protein, translated to MTTARPGPAPGTGPGPPAPTALPPPAERGATVIPDRVVARIAAQAARTAQSRRAALPSGRDGEAGPGASAAVRGGSVRLHLSMDLPYPTDLPGTCERIRRDVAERVARLTGLEVGEVTLTVRRLVTVAGAKRGRVR
- a CDS encoding DUF6286 domain-containing protein; translation: MTSDPDPPARDPAPSAHRPAVPLTKGPGEPGGRGRPGEPGPPERDDTPPAPDPVADGLGGRHRSRRPWSARRLPAALTALVVLVAAGAALVDVVAVRAGRPTAAWRRRLTGELAARPVDNVWMLTGAAVAAAVGVWLIVLALTPGLRHWLPLRVPAGPAAPRLRASLDRDGAAALLRDAAMRVPGVGAARVRVRRRRVTARADVRFRDPRQVKDDLTAVLGEERDRLALARPPRVVVRVRRRGD